The Sphingobacteriales bacterium genomic sequence GTATTTGGGCCTATATACTCTAATACAATTTTTTTGCCGGTTGCCGGCTTTACGCCATACTGCGGCAGCGATAGCATAGATTTAAGCGTTTCAAACCAAAACTCATCGCTAAAGGTTAGGTTTAAAAAGCCTTTTACGGTATTAAAACTTTCTATAAAGGGAAAATGGGCTTGCAGGGCCTGGCCTATGGCCTGTGCGGTTTGTTCGGGGCTAAGGCGCGACATCCGCACGTAAGGAAACACCACTACAGAAAAATCGCCGGTAAAGTGTTCGGGCGTTTGGTTGATGGTTACACTGTTAGGGTTTATTTGGTTGTTGTCGCCAAATAGCTGTTGCACGGCTTGTGCCGTAGCGTTTCGTAAAGCCTGTTCTATAAACATAAAGGCAAGTTGGTTAAATTCATTTGATGGAGGTAATTCACGTACCTAAAATTAGATTTTGACTGAATAAACAGCAGGTTAGCATTTATTATTTTTGTGCTAAAATTATTAAGTTTGGTGTAAATACCGATTGTTTGGCAGTTCGAGCGGTAGCAAACAATACTATCCGGATGCAAAGTTTAACTAAAGCCCAAGTTATTTTACGGAGTAAGTTTTTAAACCATCCGGCAGTATATAACAACGATGGCAATACCTCAACCGAAGTAAAATGGCAATTTTTAAACAATTGCCTCGCCGAAAGTCCATTCAAAGCATTTTCGTGGGTAAAATCGCCATTAACGTATATCGAGGTAAAGGGTGCATCGGCATTATGCGTCCGGAACAACATGTAGCCGTTAGGTTTCAGTGCTTTTTGTGCCAATAATAGCAGGTCAACAAGTTCGTCTTTGCCAAAATGTTCAATTATATCCATGCCTAAAATAGCATCGAATTGGGTAGGGTTTGCTTGCAAAAAATCGAATACATTGGCTATTTGCACCTTTGCAAGACCCATTTTTTGAGCTATGTCAATTTGTTCGGGGCTAATATCTATCCCTTGCGCCGCGGTATAGCCCGCGCGTTGCAAAGCGTAAAGCAACGAGCCTGTTCCGCAGCCCATATCTAAAAGGTTTTTTTGTTGGGGGTTATCCGGAAAAATACGCTTTACTATGGGTATTATTTCAAGGGCAAACTGTTGTACTTCTTCATCAAATCGGGGTTTTATATTGCCAATATGTTGCGAGCCTGCATGGGTGGTGCTATAGGCTTGGTATAAACGCTGTCTGTATTGATACATGATTTTTTTTACTGAAGTTGTGGCACAAAATTACGCCTTTTATTTTGTAACCGCTTTGTCAAGCACCGTTTTATATAACTGCGCGTATTTTTCGATGGCATTTTGCAAAGCATATACTTGTGCTGCTTGCTGGCGGATATATTCTTGTGGTATATTTAGTAAATTATCTATCTGATTGATGGCTTTCGTATAATTAGTTGTGTTAAATGCATCTACTAAGTATCCGGATTTGGTTTCGGTTACAATTTTTGCCATATCGCCTACGCCCGTATTACAAATTACCGGAAGTCCCATGCTCATTAATTCGCCATGTTTAGTGGGCGATGAGGCAATTTTGGAATAAACTGGTTTTATAAAAAACAGCGCGCAATGGCTGGCTGCCATCCATGTTGGCAAGTGTTGGCGAGTTACAAATTTAACAAATATGTTTTGAGCGTCAATATTTTGTCGTTTTGCTTCGTTGTAAATAATTTCCGGAGGGTCGGGTGTTAAAAATACCATTTTCCAAGGCTCGATATGTTTTTTTTGGTGCAATAATTGGGCATAAAAGGCCAAGATTTCGGGCAGGCAATACCAAGTACCTATGGAACCCACATACAGCAAAATTTTTCCGGATTTTTGTAGTTGTTGTTGTTTACCCCAAACTTCGGTTTGCACCTGTTTAATGGCTGCTGTGTCTATATCTGCACGCGAAAAATGCGTCATATCAACACTGCATGGTATTACCTCAATTATTGTGTTTGCTGGCACACCTTTCCAAGATAAGATTTCGGTTTTGGCAGCTTGCGTTAACGATACTACAGCCGCGCTTTGGGTAACAAATTCCAACTCACGGTTTTTAAAGTAGTTGTAAATTTGTTTGTATAACCAATTTTTAGTATTCCATATTCCGCCATCAACTCGTTCATCTGCCCAAAAACCCCGCATATCAAAAATAAAAGGCAGGTTGGTTTTGCGTTTAAAACGCAGTGCTACAAGCGCAGCGATATAACTGCGGCAATGCACTAATTCAAACGGCTGCTGTTTATGTTGGCGCATTAAAGCGCGGTACATCCGGTAAACATCGTAAAGTGTTGAAACTATTGGTGGTTTTTTAGTATAAGTCTGTCTTTGCCAGTTGATGTGGTTTTGTTGGCAAATTCTTGCAATTTGCTGTTCATTTTGGGCAAATTTTGCTGTTTTTTCAAAACTAAAGAGGGTAAAATTATAGCCCCTTTCACTAAGTCCACATAAATAAGGTAAAACTTGGCTTTGCCCAAGTGGGTCGGTCATACCATCATAACTTAGGTAAGCAATACGCATATTTTAAGTATTGTTTTGAAGCTAAGGAATCACTATTATTTTTGTATTCACGATCCATTTAAAAAAAACAAAAGGCGATAGCTGAGTTGCCATCGCCTTTTATCTATTTTTTGAGTTTGCAGCTATGCTTTACTGACTTATATTATTTAGTTTCGTCTTCTGTTACCTCAGTATTTTCGTTGGCTACTATTTCGTCGGCAACAACATCTTCGTAAGTAGCGGCAGCAGCGGTTTCTACAGTAGAGTCAGCAGCACCTTTACGGCGGCTGCGGCGTGTGCGCTTGCGGGTAGCACTTTCGTCACCTTGAGCAGCGGCTGCGAAAGGATTAAAATCTACCAACTCCATATAACACATTTCGGCGTTATCACCCAAGCGGAAGCCGGTTTTTAAAATCCGGGTATAGCCACCTGGTCGGTCAGCAATTTTGGGGGCAACTTCGGCAAAAAGTTTTTTCACCACCTCTTTATTTTGCAAATAGCTAAATATTACACGGCGGGCATGGGTCGAGTCATCTTTCGATTTAGTAATTAACGGCTCAACATACTTGCGCAAAGCTTTTGCTTTTGCCAAGGTTGTTTTAATATGTTTATGTTCAATTAACGATGCTGCCATGTTAGC encodes the following:
- the rplQ gene encoding 50S ribosomal protein L17 yields the protein MRHGKKINHLGRKAEHRQALLANMAASLIEHKHIKTTLAKAKALRKYVEPLITKSKDDSTHARRVIFSYLQNKEVVKKLFAEVAPKIADRPGGYTRILKTGFRLGDNAEMCYMELVDFNPFAAAAQGDESATRKRTRRSRRKGAADSTVETAAAATYEDVVADEIVANENTEVTEDETK
- a CDS encoding glycosyltransferase, coding for MRIAYLSYDGMTDPLGQSQVLPYLCGLSERGYNFTLFSFEKTAKFAQNEQQIARICQQNHINWQRQTYTKKPPIVSTLYDVYRMYRALMRQHKQQPFELVHCRSYIAALVALRFKRKTNLPFIFDMRGFWADERVDGGIWNTKNWLYKQIYNYFKNRELEFVTQSAAVVSLTQAAKTEILSWKGVPANTIIEVIPCSVDMTHFSRADIDTAAIKQVQTEVWGKQQQLQKSGKILLYVGSIGTWYCLPEILAFYAQLLHQKKHIEPWKMVFLTPDPPEIIYNEAKRQNIDAQNIFVKFVTRQHLPTWMAASHCALFFIKPVYSKIASSPTKHGELMSMGLPVICNTGVGDMAKIVTETKSGYLVDAFNTTNYTKAINQIDNLLNIPQEYIRQQAAQVYALQNAIEKYAQLYKTVLDKAVTK
- a CDS encoding class I SAM-dependent methyltransferase yields the protein MYQYRQRLYQAYSTTHAGSQHIGNIKPRFDEEVQQFALEIIPIVKRIFPDNPQQKNLLDMGCGTGSLLYALQRAGYTAAQGIDISPEQIDIAQKMGLAKVQIANVFDFLQANPTQFDAILGMDIIEHFGKDELVDLLLLAQKALKPNGYMLFRTHNADAPFTSIYVNGDFTHENALNGLSARQLFKNCHFTSVEVLPSLLYTAGWFKNLLRKITWALVKLCIRIVLFATARTAKQSVFTPNLIILAQK